The following DNA comes from Gopherus evgoodei ecotype Sinaloan lineage unplaced genomic scaffold, rGopEvg1_v1.p scaffold_343_arrow_ctg1, whole genome shotgun sequence.
CACCAGGCTCCCACGGCACTGAGATGTgggggaggagcagtggggggtgttgggagccctgaccccccatctccctccaggGCCCCACCCTGGGCAGCGTACCGGGCAGCTATGGTGCTGAGCGGGGCAGGCGACGCGCTGGGCTACCGGAACCAGCGCTGGGAGTACTGCCCCTCGGGCCCCCAGATCCATGCCGAGCTGGCCCAGCTCGGGGGGCTGGGAGGCATCCAGGCTGTGCCCCCCGACTGGCCTGTCAGCGATGACACTGTCCTGCACCTGGCGACCGCTGAGGCCCTGGCCACCGGTGAGGGGGGCACAGATCgggaggggggaagaaatggGGAGCAAAGATCCAGGGGGAacagatgtggggggagggaatggggggctGAGATCTAGGGGGGAAGGAATGGGAGGAACAGATCTGGGGGATGAAATAGAGGGCACAGATCTAGGGGGGAGGAAATGGGGGGCACAGATCTGGGGGAGGAAATGGGGGGCTGAGATCTaggaggaggaaatggggggCACAGATCTGGGGGGTGGGAATGAGGGGCACAGACcctggcagggggagagaaaaggagctgTGACAatgctgcccatgggagccagctgaggaagTTGGGGTGTCGGGGGGGGAAGGAGACTGGCTGGGGGTCTCTGTGATGGCTGGGGAAGCCCCAGACTgacctctctctctgccccccaggactGGAGGGGGAGCCATTGCTGCAGGAGCTGGCACGAGGCTACGTGGCAGCGATGGGTGACATGGAGGGGAGGAAACCCGGCCCCACCAGCATCCTGGGTACGGAAGGGGTGCACACCCCATGCCCGGCACCTCCTGGGCACTGGGTCCCCCCCATGCCCACCAACCCCCAGCTGCCTTCTGGGGCCCCCTCCACTGCCTCACCCGGCTGCCCCAcacgccccctgcagcccagcagcccccacaCCTGTGACATGGGGGGAGTATGGGGGGGTCCCCAGAACACATGGGGGATTGTGGTCTGTGCATACCTGGGCTGGGCGTGGGAGGGCTAGGGCCGGGACGGGGGTGCTATTTTGGGGACCCTGCAGGGTGTCCGTGTGacccccaccctgtccccctcCAGGGACATCCCAGCTGCGCCCGGGCGAGCCAGCCGGGTACCGGATCCCCTTCAACCCCAGTGCCACCGGCTGCGGGGCCGCCATGCGCTCCATGGCCATCGGGCTCAGGtcgggggcagggccccaggggctaTGGGACaccctggggaaggagggtgaagggggagtggggctcccCAGGGTTATGGGGCTCCCCAGTGGCTATGGGGCACCCCAGGGAAGGGGGGCAAAGGTGGGAGTAGGACCCCAGGGGCTATGGGGCACCTCAGGGAaggggggcagaggtgggatcAGGGACCCCAGTGGCTATGGGGCacctggggaaggggagcagaggtggggggtGTCAGGACGATGGGAGCTCTGGGTCATGGGGGTCTGGCAGGTGCATCCCAGGGGGTTGCTGGGGGTTTCTGATGTTGGGGGGCACCTGGCTGGGGGGCATGACCCTGCActgcccctgtgcccccccaggtACCCACGCCCCACGGAGCTGCTGACCCTGATCCGGCTCAGCGTGGAGAGCGGGCGCATGACGCACCATCACCCCACAGGTAGGGGGCACcagagggctggaggggaaaaCGGTCCCACACTCCCACCCtggcatccccctcccccttgcaggggactagggggctgggggggggggggcatcccTCCGATTTCCCATTGGGGGGTGTGACAGTGCTGgccatgggagccagctgaggtcactcagtcagggtgaactgcaaacagaccggggcagccaaaccccaaacgctggtggatcTTCCAATACCAGCCAGCCCCAACCAGCCCCTGTGTTACCTCCCTGGTTCCTCCGAATCCAAACCCCGCAGCTCCCTtccagtgcccagcctcaggcctccggcAGATCAGCTgaggattcctgaaaatcttctcTCACCAtctaaagaaaaggttcttccagccccaaagggtcagccacacacccaggcccAATGATAACTTCCATCTGACCCAAAGTGCCCGCTACAGCCAGTGCTTAgtaactaagctaaaatgtattagaaaagaacagagagagagtaGGTTCAAAGCTCAGCCTGCAGACAGACCTGAATTCCGTTCCTGAGCTTCGGACACAGCAGAGAGGAGCTTCTAGTTGCCTAAAGTCCGTTCAGAAACAGCCCAGAGGTTCCAGTCCAATGTCCGTATTCGGGgggctccagtcagtgactggggatctcaatccttgtggcttaaggtttccccctcttgaaacccaaagcagatcggagatgaagcaggatcgtgtccAGGGTTTTagacatttccagcagcctttgggcctgagaaaacaatcggctgaactctccttctcccaaccAGCCTGGCAATTAGCCCAGGGGAATTTATCCACTGCACAGTTCAGCTGCAAAGGGCCACGCAGACAATAACACTATTTCACTCCAGTGTCTTTTTAAATGGTCCTGTTCCTGTTTTGCTCTTTGACTCAACGCTCTAGCGATAGACAGGCCTTGTTTGCTGCCATCCCAGGCCCTGAGCAACCCTCTCCCCTTCTGCCGCTGCCAGTGCGGCTGCGTTTCCCAGCTGGGTTCATTGACAGACCTTCCTGAGCAGCCTTATGGTTCTCCCCTGGGGCAGGTCAGGCTGGGGGGTAATTAACTCTTCCTGGCCCTGCCACCTTCCAAGGTGTTGTTATCTCACACTCAACATCACAGGGGTTTATGGGAGGGCTGTGGAGGTCCCAGCCCCCCACGCTGTGCCCGCTGCAGGGAACTGGGGGGGCCCTGGTTTGAGCCATGGCTCTGCCCCCAGGTCTGTGGGGAAAGGggtctgtgatgcagtagggtctgtctgtgtggggaggggagagctgggggtgtctttggggagggacaggatctcagcctgtaacctgagccaggtaggagggagggggtcagcacctggcccaggaagctggacaatggaatcggccggctggacgaggggcagttcagtttcggtttggggctgggtgatgggaattcaggggatcctgtGCTGGGATCCAAGTGCCCTGAACCCTGAGAAGGACTCGACTGGggggtcctggttgggcctccaggctctgctgtaacctgcagtcctgttgtccaataaaccttctgttttactggctggctgagagtcactgggggtcccaggaagaggggtgcagggccagactcaCCAACACTCCATGACAGGGTCTCCATGCAGGGCCCCTGACAGACGCTTGCCCTGCTGGAGGGTACCTGGGGGCCCTGGTCTGAGCGGTGGCTCTGCCCCCAGGACTGGGGGGAAAGGggttgtcacagagtcaccgggcgatgctctggaactgctccccaccaagccaggcaggactctggggagcctcctctcccttggagcagacttgttcagggcaagaagctcacacggcttcacctcctgggtctctccttggagcattcagcatcctctgcccctccgtgcgcttcccacagcgagtccaccccagcggggtcctggggaagccagagggtcctgcacccccactttgcagtcagacgtgactctcagccagccagtaacacagagggttattcgatgacaggaacagggtctaaaacagagcttgtagatacagagaacgggacccctcggccgggtccattctggggggcagtgagccagacccccacatctgcacttcactcctcatccccaaccagctccagactaacaacccctcccagcccctcctctctgctcagcccctttcccgggccaggagatcacctgatccctttgtctccaacaccttcagttggcacctttgcagagggggggcccaggccatcagttgccaggagacagagtgccaggcatttaggtgcactggccctttgctcttcagcaatcacacacccttatcccaccacctagatacttaagaactgcataggggacactgaggcaccaacacagtattcagagaaaacattttaaacattcccagttcgtcacaggggtCTGCATGCAGGGCCCCTGACGGACGCTTGTCCCGTGGCAGGGTACCTGGGGCCCTGGTCTGAGCGgtggctctgcccccaggcctgggggagaaggagggtcTCTGTGCGGGGCCCCTAACGGACACTTGTCCCGTGGCAGGGTACCTGGGGGCCCTGGTCTGAGCGgtggctctgcccccaggcctgggggagaaggagggtcTCTGTGCGGGGCCCCTAATGGACACTTGTCCCGTGGCAGGGTACCTGGGGCCCTGGTCTGAGCGgtggctctgcccccaggcctgggggagaaggagggtcTCTGTGCGGGGCCCCTGACGGACGCTTGTCCCGCGGCAGGGTACCTGGGGGCCCTGGTCTGAGCGgtggctctgcccccaggcctgggggagaaggagggtcTCTGTGCGGGGCCCCTAACGGACACTTGTCCCGCGACAGGGTACCTGGGGGCCCTGGTCTGAGCGGTGGCTCTGCCCCCAGAcctgggggagaaggagggtcTCTGTGCGGGGCCCCTGATGGGCACTTGTCCCGCTGCAGGGTACCTGGGGGCACTGGTCTGAGCGGTGGCTCTGTCCCCAGGCCTGGGGGGGAAGGAAGGTCTCTGTGCGGGGCCCCTGACGGACGCTTGTCCCGCGGCAGGGTACCTGGGGGCACTGGTCTGAGCGGTGGCTCTGTCCCCAGGCCTGGGGGGGAAGGAAGGTCTCTGTGCGGGGCCCCTGACGGACGCTTGTCCCGCGGCAGGGTACCTGGGGGCCCTGGTCTGAGCGgtggctctgcccccaggcctGGGGGGGAAGGAAGGTCTCTGTGCGGGGCCCCTGATGGGCACTTGTCCCGCTGCAGGGTACCTGGGGGCACTGGCTTCAGCCCTGTTCACGGCCTATGCAGTGCAGGGGCTACCCCTGGTGCAGTGGGGGGCCGGCCTGCTGCAGACGCTACCCCTGGCCCAAACCTATGTGCAAGACGCAGGTGTCGACACCCAGCCCAACCTGGACGCCTGGGGGTACTTCCCCCAGAAATGGGCCTGGTGAGTGTGAGGGGCAGAAGGGGGGACAGAGCCCCGGGCGAGGCTGGGGGTGCCAGACACAGGGtggtatgtgggaaaggagggggtcTCAGACCCCcccggggggcagagctggggtgcctGGCACAGGGCGGGGGATGGGAAAGGGGGATCAGACCCCCcgagggacagagcaggggtgccAGGCACAGGGCGGGGGATGGGAAAGGGGACACAGAACCCCcagagggacagagcaggggtgccAGACACAGGGCGGGGGATGGGAAAGGAGGCACAGAACCcctgaggggcagagctggggtacGAGGTGCAGGGCGGGGGATGGGAAAGGGGCACAGAACCctcagggggcagagcagaggtgccaggggaagggcaggggatgggaaagGGGGCGCAGAACccctggggggcagagcaggggtgccaggcacagggcaggggatgggaaagAGGGATGAGGCCAGGGGGCTCAGCGGCCTGGTCTCATCCCTGCCCCCGCAGGTACctggctgagcggggcctggCCAAAGGACACGGCCCCCCACGGTTCCCCTCCCCCTATGGCCCGGCAGAGCGGGACGGGATCTACCAGACCTTCAGCCTGGAGGGCTGGGCGGGGCGCAGCGGACACGACGCCCCCATGATCGCCTACGACGCGCTGCTGGGAGCTGGCGACCGCTGGGATGAGCTCTGCAGCCGGGCCATGTTCCACGGAGGTGAGTCTggctgccccagagccagccgcatcccAGCCCTCATGCCAGGATACACAGCCCCTGGTGCCCCACCCCAGTGCCAGCTGCATCTTGGCCCCAATGCCAGTATACACGGCCCCAGGCATCCTGCCAGAGAGCCAACCGCATCCCGGCCGCAGTATACACAGCCCCTGGCgtctcaccccagagccagctgcatctcagcCACAGTATACACAGCCCCTggcaccctgccccacagccaggcaCATCCCTGGCCCGGTATACACAGCCCCTGGACGcctgccccagagccagccgcatcccAATGTCAGTACATACAGCTCGTGGCCCCAGAATCTCCTCCACTCCCCTTGGCTACCTGACCAGACTctcccagccagggcagggcccAGGGTACCCCCCGATCTCATCCTCCTGCCTGGCcaacctccctgtcccctccagggACTGCAGCCCCAagaagccccccacccccagctgggctccagctgccacaggccctgcccagccccccaacctccacagctgcagtggggcaggttaATTGGCCCCGTGTGACCCACAATGACCCACTCAGGGCTCGTGTGGGGCAAACACCCCATTGCAGGATCCCCGGGTGCCCAGCCCCCACTTCAGAGGGGTCCCTGggtgccccgccccagaggggccTCGTCTCACCTGTGCCAATCTCCCCGCAGGAGACAGCGACTCGACGGGTGTCATTGCGGGGTGCTGCTGGGGGCTGGCGCACGGGCTGGCCGGGGTTCCCGAGGGGAATCACCGACACCTGGAGTACAGGCACCGCATGGAGGCAGCCGCCGACC
Coding sequences within:
- the LOC115641269 gene encoding protein ADP-ribosylarginine hydrolase-like, with amino-acid sequence MVLSGAGDALGYRNQRWEYCPSGPQIHAELAQLGGLGGIQAVPPDWPVSDDTVLHLATAEALATGLEGEPLLQELARGYVAAMGDMEGRKPGPTSILGTSQLRPGEPAGYRIPFNPSATGCGAAMRSMAIGLRYPRPTELLTLIRLSVESGRMTHHHPTGYLGALASALFTAYAVQGLPLVQWGAGLLQTLPLAQTYVQDAGVDTQPNLDAWGYFPQKWAWYLAERGLAKGHGPPRFPSPYGPAERDGIYQTFSLEGWAGRSGHDAPMIAYDALLGAGDRWDELCSRAMFHGGDSDSTGVIAGCCWGLAHGLAGVPEGNHRHLEYRHRMEAAADRIHALAWGESAL